A window from Streptomyces subrutilus encodes these proteins:
- a CDS encoding MarR family winged helix-turn-helix transcriptional regulator: protein MEEPMAEDVAAQRERLMEGLRIYGGHYTELSRRFAAWLGLHSTDATALLEIAAAEERGAPLSPARLSERISLSSGATTALLNRLEAGGHIARSREHTDRRVVTLRGGAHIQERADEFFGPLAVRLDVATASYPPELLERFESFVADLNATMDAHLGDLAREEAAGTADGV from the coding sequence ATGGAGGAACCGATGGCCGAGGACGTCGCGGCGCAGCGCGAGCGGCTGATGGAAGGGCTGAGGATCTACGGTGGCCACTACACCGAGCTCAGCCGCCGCTTCGCCGCCTGGCTCGGGCTGCACTCCACCGACGCGACCGCCCTCCTGGAGATCGCCGCCGCGGAGGAGCGGGGGGCGCCGCTGTCCCCGGCGCGGCTCAGCGAGCGGATCTCGCTGTCGTCCGGCGCCACGACCGCCCTGCTCAACCGCCTGGAGGCCGGCGGCCACATCGCCCGCAGCCGCGAGCACACCGACCGGCGCGTGGTCACCCTGCGCGGGGGAGCCCACATCCAGGAGCGGGCCGACGAGTTCTTCGGCCCGCTGGCCGTCCGACTGGACGTCGCCACCGCCTCCTACCCGCCGGAGCTGCTGGAACGGTTCGAGTCGTTCGTGGCGGACCTGAACGCGACCATGGACGCGCACCTCGGCGACCTCGCCCGCGAGGAGGCGGCCGGGACCGCGGACGGCGTCTGA
- a CDS encoding pyridoxal phosphate-dependent decarboxylase family protein: MIDTGRNAALAGRPEGLEQLRTLLDTAFGALGDAALKRGGPVAPGGPEAAVAAVREALGGSRFLAEEPSAQRVADLFGAYATWAVDLTHPSAVARMQCAPTAASVAAELLAATLNQSLHAWESGPFALELERRLIAEMASWVGFGEAASGTLTPGGSISNLMGLLFSRDRALREADSTGPDSGAVSQAGLTGRRIRPRILCSAAAHFSIARAAGFLGLGRDAVLIVPVDERGRMLPEEARRLLDGFGPDEVAVALVATAGTTDHGSFDPLPELADLAAEYRIWLHVDAAYGIGALFSTSLAPLLDGLGRADSVAFDLHKFGWTPASSSVLLVRDRRDMECLDQQAVYLNPSDDEAAGYTALLGTSLQTTRRSDAFKIAASLLTVGREGMGAWVDACHAQARYAAGRIAATEGLHLVAQPLLSTVIFRCRPSAADPVTDESAWNAAVRRKLLAEGRALLARTKITGLDGVPQVHLKLVFLNPTTTEAEIDELLADITAAAREVARDGRHM; the protein is encoded by the coding sequence ATGATCGACACAGGCAGGAACGCAGCGCTGGCGGGCCGTCCGGAAGGCCTCGAACAGCTCAGGACCCTCCTGGACACGGCCTTCGGGGCCCTCGGCGACGCCGCGCTCAAGCGGGGCGGACCGGTCGCGCCCGGCGGGCCGGAGGCGGCGGTGGCCGCGGTGCGCGAAGCGCTGGGAGGGAGCCGGTTCCTCGCGGAGGAGCCCAGCGCCCAGCGGGTGGCGGACCTCTTCGGGGCGTACGCGACGTGGGCCGTCGACCTGACGCACCCGTCGGCCGTGGCCCGCATGCAGTGCGCGCCCACGGCCGCCTCGGTGGCGGCCGAACTGCTGGCCGCCACCCTCAACCAGTCGCTGCACGCCTGGGAGAGCGGCCCCTTCGCGCTGGAGCTGGAGCGGCGGCTGATCGCCGAGATGGCCTCGTGGGTCGGCTTCGGCGAAGCGGCCTCGGGCACGCTGACGCCCGGCGGCAGCATCTCCAACCTGATGGGGCTGCTGTTCAGCAGGGACCGCGCCCTGCGCGAAGCGGACTCGACGGGCCCGGACTCGGGCGCGGTGTCCCAGGCCGGGCTGACCGGGCGGCGGATACGCCCGCGCATCCTCTGCTCGGCCGCCGCCCACTTCTCGATCGCCCGCGCCGCCGGCTTCCTCGGCCTCGGCCGCGACGCCGTGCTCATCGTGCCGGTGGACGAGCGGGGCCGGATGCTCCCCGAGGAGGCCAGGCGGCTGCTCGACGGCTTCGGCCCCGACGAGGTCGCGGTGGCCCTCGTCGCGACCGCGGGCACCACGGACCACGGCTCCTTCGACCCGCTGCCCGAACTGGCCGACCTGGCGGCCGAGTACCGCATCTGGCTCCACGTCGACGCGGCGTACGGCATCGGCGCGCTGTTCTCGACCTCGCTCGCCCCGCTGCTCGACGGCCTGGGGCGGGCCGACTCGGTCGCCTTCGACCTGCACAAGTTCGGCTGGACCCCGGCCTCGTCGAGCGTGCTGCTGGTGCGCGACCGGCGCGACATGGAATGCCTCGACCAGCAGGCGGTCTACCTCAACCCGTCGGACGACGAGGCGGCCGGCTACACCGCGCTGCTCGGGACCTCCCTCCAGACCACCCGCCGCTCCGACGCCTTCAAGATCGCGGCCTCGCTGCTGACGGTCGGCCGCGAGGGCATGGGCGCGTGGGTGGACGCGTGCCACGCGCAGGCCCGGTACGCCGCCGGCCGCATCGCAGCCACCGAGGGTCTGCACCTCGTGGCGCAGCCGCTGCTGAGCACGGTGATCTTCCGGTGCCGTCCCTCGGCGGCCGACCCGGTGACGGACGAGAGCGCCTGGAACGCGGCGGTGCGCCGCAAGCTCCTGGCCGAGGGCAGGGCCCTGCTCGCCCGTACGAAGATCACCGGCCTGGACGGCGTACCGCAGGTCCACCTCAAGCTGGTGTTCCTCAACCCGACCACCACCGAGGCCGAGATCGACGAACTCCTGGCGGACATCACCGCGGCCGCCCGCGAAGTGGCCCGGGACGGTCGGCACATGTAG
- a CDS encoding EamA family transporter, translating into MVTTQLGAAFAKHLFGTVGPASMTVMRLGFAAVVLLLWWRPSVRLDRRTAGAVAALGVAIAGMNICFYLAMARMPVGVALTVGMAGPLAVAALSSRRARDRLWIVLAASGIGLLGWQGGAAGLTGLLIACACAVFWGSYVPLSARVGAVLPGGGGLALAMAFGTVCSLPAGLAEGGEALARPEVLAFGFGVAMLSSLIPYTCEMETLRRVSALVFGVLLSLEPAIGALVALLVLRETLSAAQVLGLAAVVVASMGVIRSTRPPREAPAALPDAAVPGPGAPVPVPGAAPGTGPVAVVVPPAATPSVPTSAPSTQGTETS; encoded by the coding sequence ATGGTGACCACGCAACTGGGCGCGGCCTTCGCCAAGCACCTGTTCGGCACCGTCGGCCCGGCGTCGATGACCGTGATGCGCCTCGGCTTCGCGGCGGTCGTCCTGCTGCTGTGGTGGCGGCCCTCGGTGCGGCTGGACCGCCGCACGGCGGGCGCGGTCGCGGCGCTCGGCGTGGCCATCGCCGGCATGAACATCTGCTTCTACCTCGCCATGGCCCGGATGCCGGTCGGCGTGGCCCTGACCGTGGGCATGGCCGGCCCGCTCGCCGTCGCGGCGCTGTCCTCGCGGCGGGCCCGGGACCGGCTGTGGATCGTGCTGGCGGCGTCGGGCATCGGCCTGCTCGGCTGGCAGGGCGGTGCGGCCGGCCTGACCGGCCTGCTGATCGCCTGCGCCTGCGCCGTCTTCTGGGGTTCGTACGTCCCGCTGTCGGCCCGGGTCGGAGCGGTGCTGCCCGGCGGCGGCGGCCTCGCCCTCGCCATGGCCTTCGGCACGGTGTGCTCCCTGCCGGCCGGGCTGGCGGAGGGCGGGGAGGCGCTGGCCCGGCCGGAGGTGCTGGCCTTCGGCTTCGGCGTCGCGATGCTGTCCTCGCTCATCCCGTACACCTGCGAGATGGAGACGCTGCGCCGGGTGTCGGCCCTGGTCTTCGGGGTGCTGCTGAGCCTGGAGCCCGCGATCGGCGCCCTGGTGGCCCTGCTCGTCCTGCGCGAGACCCTCTCGGCGGCGCAGGTGCTGGGGCTGGCCGCGGTCGTGGTGGCGTCGATGGGCGTCATCCGCAGCACCCGGCCGCCCCGCGAGGCGCCCGCAGCGCTCCCGGACGCGGCCGTCCCGGGCCCCGGCGCTCCCGTCCCGGTGCCCGGTGCGGCGCCCGGCACCGGGCCCGTCGCCGTGGTCGTCCCGCCCGCCGCGACCCCGTCCGTCCCCACCTCCGCCCCCTCCACCCAAGGAACCGAAACCTCATGA
- a CDS encoding quinone oxidoreductase family protein produces MRALHVTQPGGPAALTLTEIPEPTALPGHAVVRNEAVGLNFIDVYYRNGTYPAAYPLVPGQEAAGVVTAVGEGVEGIAPGDRVAYATQLGAYAEYTAVPAGKLVPVPDSVSLQDAAAVLLQGLAAHYLSHTTHPVAPGESVVVLAAAGGLGRTLVQLAAHRGATVVAVASGKEKQQVALAAGAHHAVGYEDFADAVRDLTGGQGAHVVYDSVGAATFATSLQALRRRGTLVVCGLSSGPVPPFDLELLRTSGSLHLTRPTLADHVPDADSLRAAAAELFAYVARGVVRPDVRAELPLAEAARAHALLEGRATTGKVLLTP; encoded by the coding sequence GTGCGAGCCCTCCACGTCACCCAGCCCGGCGGCCCCGCCGCGCTCACCCTCACCGAGATCCCCGAGCCGACGGCCCTCCCCGGCCACGCCGTCGTCCGCAACGAGGCGGTCGGCCTCAACTTCATCGACGTCTACTACCGCAACGGCACCTACCCGGCCGCCTATCCGCTCGTCCCCGGCCAGGAGGCCGCCGGCGTCGTCACGGCCGTGGGCGAGGGCGTCGAGGGCATCGCGCCGGGCGACCGCGTCGCGTACGCCACCCAGCTCGGTGCCTACGCCGAGTACACGGCCGTACCGGCCGGCAAACTGGTGCCCGTCCCCGACTCCGTGTCCCTCCAGGACGCGGCGGCGGTCCTGCTCCAGGGGCTCGCCGCCCACTACCTGAGCCACACCACGCACCCCGTGGCGCCCGGCGAGAGCGTCGTCGTGCTCGCGGCGGCCGGCGGCCTGGGCCGGACCCTGGTGCAACTGGCCGCACACCGCGGCGCGACCGTCGTCGCCGTCGCCTCCGGCAAGGAGAAGCAGCAGGTCGCCCTCGCGGCCGGCGCCCACCACGCCGTCGGCTACGAGGACTTCGCGGACGCGGTGCGCGACCTCACCGGCGGACAGGGCGCCCACGTGGTCTACGACTCCGTCGGCGCGGCCACCTTCGCGACCAGTCTGCAGGCCCTGCGCCGCCGCGGCACGCTCGTGGTCTGCGGTCTGTCCAGCGGGCCCGTACCCCCCTTCGACCTGGAGCTGCTGCGCACGTCCGGATCGCTCCACCTGACCCGCCCCACCCTCGCCGACCACGTGCCGGACGCGGACTCCCTGCGGGCCGCGGCCGCCGAGCTCTTCGCGTACGTGGCCCGGGGGGTCGTGCGCCCCGACGTACGGGCGGAACTGCCGCTCGCCGAGGCGGCGCGCGCGCACGCACTGCTGGAAGGCCGCGCGACCACGGGCAAGGTCCTGCTCACGCCGTGA
- a CDS encoding methylaspartate mutase: MSLTSLPALGSPPRTAPGPAVRGTGPAALPTPAESAAYIGSLGKPTAAEVLDRCRAQGRVAIQPRCGVGGHEEMKALLTTLEAEAAPDILTLTIDSHTRLKRFEEALRTLNLRPADLNGYPLVAHGWRRGREINELLAAPLEIRHGSPDARILFDVSVASGMTSFEGGGISYNLPYSKAVPLAESLGAWQDVDRRCGELADHGVVIDRELFGTLTAVLVPPSISLAVSVLEAVLAARAGVRCISVAYPQGGHLAQDVAALRAIPVLAERYLPAGVTVHAVLHEFMGVFPRERGNAEDLILYGALVARLGGASKLITKTHQEAYGIPDTAANVEGLRLADRANSPLLDFIGVDTGQVAEELEWILAEVAELVEPLLAAADLADAIALAFAEGRLDIPFSASRHARSDLIPRRDAAGAIRYLSTGALPFSAAHLRRNEELLHAVDGPDPGFDTLMRGLTGDINHFRHVFREEEPTTPPTRPFSAPAPAPAPAPGPPGRSQTSSEPRN, encoded by the coding sequence ATGAGCCTGACCTCGCTGCCCGCCCTCGGATCGCCGCCGCGCACCGCACCCGGGCCCGCCGTCCGGGGTACCGGTCCGGCCGCCCTGCCGACACCGGCCGAGAGCGCCGCGTACATCGGCTCGCTCGGCAAGCCCACGGCGGCCGAGGTCCTCGACCGGTGCCGCGCACAGGGCCGGGTGGCGATCCAGCCGCGGTGCGGGGTCGGCGGCCACGAGGAGATGAAGGCGCTGCTGACGACCCTGGAGGCGGAGGCCGCACCCGACATCCTCACGCTCACCATCGACTCGCACACCCGCCTCAAGCGGTTCGAGGAGGCGCTGCGCACCCTCAACCTCCGACCCGCCGACCTGAACGGCTACCCGCTGGTGGCCCACGGATGGCGGCGCGGCCGGGAGATCAACGAACTGCTCGCGGCGCCCCTGGAGATCCGGCACGGCTCGCCGGACGCCCGCATCCTCTTCGACGTGTCGGTGGCCTCGGGCATGACCTCCTTCGAGGGCGGCGGGATCTCGTACAACCTGCCCTACTCGAAGGCCGTGCCGCTCGCCGAGTCGCTCGGCGCCTGGCAGGACGTGGACCGGCGCTGCGGGGAACTCGCCGACCACGGGGTGGTCATCGACCGGGAGCTGTTCGGCACGCTCACCGCCGTGCTCGTACCGCCCTCGATCAGCCTGGCCGTCAGCGTCCTGGAAGCGGTGCTCGCCGCCCGCGCGGGCGTGCGCTGCATCTCCGTCGCCTACCCGCAGGGCGGCCACCTCGCCCAGGACGTCGCGGCGCTGCGCGCCATCCCCGTGCTCGCCGAGCGCTACCTGCCGGCCGGCGTCACCGTCCACGCGGTGCTCCACGAGTTCATGGGCGTCTTCCCGCGCGAGCGCGGCAACGCCGAGGACCTGATCCTCTACGGGGCGCTCGTCGCCCGGCTCGGCGGCGCGTCCAAGCTGATCACCAAGACGCACCAGGAGGCGTACGGCATACCCGACACGGCGGCGAACGTCGAAGGGCTGCGCCTGGCCGACCGGGCCAACTCCCCGCTCCTCGACTTCATCGGCGTCGACACCGGCCAGGTCGCCGAGGAGCTGGAGTGGATCCTCGCGGAGGTGGCCGAGCTCGTCGAGCCGCTGCTGGCCGCCGCCGACCTGGCGGACGCCATCGCCCTGGCCTTCGCCGAAGGCCGGCTCGACATCCCCTTCAGCGCCAGCCGCCACGCCCGCTCCGACCTGATCCCGCGACGCGACGCGGCCGGCGCCATCCGCTACCTGTCGACCGGAGCGCTGCCGTTCTCCGCGGCCCACCTGCGCCGCAACGAGGAGCTGCTGCACGCCGTGGACGGCCCGGACCCCGGCTTCGACACGCTGATGCGGGGGCTGACCGGCGACATCAACCACTTCCGCCACGTCTTCCGTGAGGAGGAGCCGACCACCCCGCCGACCCGGCCCTTCTCCGCCCCCGCGCCGGCACCCGCCCCCGCGCCCGGCCCACCGGGCCGGTCCCAAACCTCCAGCGAACCGAGGAACTGA
- a CDS encoding cobalamin-dependent protein (Presence of a B(12) (cobalamin)-binding domain implies dependence on cobalamin itself, in one of its several forms, or in some unusual lineages, dependence on a cobalamin-like analog.), producing the protein MRTMPHQESAPRTVILGVAASDSHAVANHLIAYSLRGLGYDVVNLGTCTSVDEFAEACAQHPDAEAVVIGSLNGHVHEDLRGLDRAKQAGRITCPVVVGGNLSVGSHKDDSSLDRLYAAGVDHILSDPAELPLLLDALRAARDRSAVASGMAAS; encoded by the coding sequence ATGCGGACCATGCCCCACCAGGAATCAGCGCCCCGTACCGTCATCCTCGGGGTCGCGGCCAGCGACAGCCACGCCGTGGCCAACCACCTCATCGCCTACTCGCTGCGCGGCCTCGGCTACGACGTCGTCAACCTCGGCACCTGCACCTCCGTCGACGAGTTCGCCGAAGCATGCGCACAGCACCCGGACGCCGAAGCCGTCGTCATCGGCAGCCTCAACGGCCACGTCCACGAGGACCTGCGCGGACTCGACCGGGCCAAGCAGGCCGGACGGATCACGTGCCCCGTGGTCGTCGGCGGCAACCTGTCGGTCGGCAGCCACAAGGACGACTCCTCCCTCGACCGCCTCTACGCCGCCGGCGTGGACCACATCCTGAGCGACCCGGCCGAACTGCCCCTCCTCCTCGACGCCCTGCGCGCCGCCCGCGACCGCTCGGCCGTCGCCTCCGGCATGGCGGCGTCATGA
- a CDS encoding fatty acid desaturase produces the protein MSVINTEPRTTARGSAPATAAPDPRQSMTALPRVLQYPLTVFTGKALPEQEPLGWTPTFHLLTATASMVVGVLLGTLGYALGGACLLLLLPGWAVTLHGMRNLRMMIYHQCSHRNMYRSRTPDRAIGHAISSLLVIQNFQRYSREHVSDHHATHHMTLQDPTVQAFLVSLGMHPGMTRRQMWRRLLGKLVSPRFHLAFAVSRVRSFAKESARTEKATVLGLYGTAVLATALTGTWPALLLVWFVPLVPLFQISNTLRLCVKHTFPEPGIEDRRSRAYFASLTNAIFIGDRVPSPALPAGRRALAWSRWTLRLLFVHAPARYLVLTGDTVVHDYHHRHPRSADWADYLFARRQDAEEAAASGDRNRPPYHEVWGLVPAISHVFDSLAAADAEEFDVNRLRSVSKRELFAAFDD, from the coding sequence GTGTCCGTGATCAACACCGAACCCCGCACCACCGCACGCGGCAGCGCCCCCGCGACTGCGGCGCCCGACCCCCGGCAGAGCATGACGGCCCTGCCCCGCGTCCTCCAGTACCCCTTGACGGTCTTCACCGGCAAGGCGCTCCCCGAACAGGAGCCCCTGGGCTGGACCCCCACCTTCCACCTGCTGACCGCCACCGCGTCGATGGTCGTCGGCGTCCTGCTCGGCACCCTCGGCTACGCGCTCGGAGGCGCCTGCCTGCTGTTGCTGCTGCCCGGCTGGGCGGTGACCCTGCACGGGATGCGCAACCTGCGGATGATGATCTACCACCAGTGCTCGCACCGGAACATGTACCGCAGCCGCACCCCCGACCGGGCCATCGGCCACGCGATATCGAGCCTGCTCGTCATCCAGAACTTCCAGCGCTACAGCCGTGAACACGTCAGTGACCACCACGCCACCCACCACATGACCCTCCAGGACCCCACGGTCCAGGCCTTCCTGGTCAGCCTCGGCATGCACCCGGGCATGACCCGGCGCCAGATGTGGCGCCGGCTCCTCGGCAAGCTGGTCTCGCCGCGCTTCCACCTCGCGTTCGCCGTCTCCCGCGTCCGGTCCTTCGCCAAGGAGTCGGCCCGCACCGAGAAGGCCACCGTGCTCGGGCTGTACGGGACCGCGGTCCTCGCCACCGCTCTCACCGGGACCTGGCCGGCCCTGCTCCTCGTCTGGTTCGTGCCGCTCGTCCCGCTGTTCCAGATCAGCAACACCCTGCGGCTGTGCGTCAAGCACACCTTTCCCGAGCCCGGGATCGAAGACCGGCGCAGCCGGGCGTACTTCGCCTCGCTGACCAACGCGATCTTCATCGGCGACCGGGTCCCCTCGCCCGCCCTGCCCGCCGGCCGGCGCGCCCTGGCCTGGAGCCGTTGGACCCTGCGCCTGCTGTTCGTGCACGCCCCGGCCCGCTACCTCGTCCTGACCGGTGACACGGTGGTGCACGACTACCACCACCGGCATCCGCGCAGCGCCGACTGGGCCGACTACCTCTTCGCCCGTCGGCAGGACGCCGAAGAGGCGGCGGCGTCGGGGGACCGCAACCGGCCGCCCTACCACGAGGTGTGGGGCCTGGTGCCCGCCATCAGCCACGTCTTCGACTCGCTGGCCGCCGCCGACGCCGAGGAGTTCGACGTGAACCGGCTCCGGTCCGTCTCCAAGCGCGAACTCTTCGCCGCCTTCGACGACTGA
- a CDS encoding 2Fe-2S iron-sulfur cluster-binding protein produces the protein MLRNTLTLMPEGVQIHLPQGSPLTDIEYETSEPVIPFGCRSGACGACVVEVLDGADALGEADPEETDFLEDLGRADGAFRLACQCRLMASATVRVVEA, from the coding sequence ATGCTCCGCAACACGCTCACACTCATGCCGGAAGGCGTGCAGATACACCTGCCGCAGGGATCGCCGCTGACGGACATCGAGTACGAGACCTCCGAACCGGTGATTCCCTTCGGCTGCCGCTCGGGAGCCTGCGGCGCGTGCGTCGTCGAGGTCCTCGACGGCGCCGACGCGCTCGGCGAGGCCGACCCCGAGGAGACGGACTTCCTCGAAGACCTCGGCCGGGCGGACGGCGCCTTCCGTCTGGCGTGCCAGTGCCGGCTGATGGCCTCCGCGACCGTGCGCGTCGTGGAGGCCTGA
- a CDS encoding NAD(P)/FAD-dependent oxidoreductase, protein MNVTVTGAGGIGGAIETTVDIAIVGAGPAGLYAAYCAGFRGLSAAVVEGLDEPGGQVSAMYPEKLLYDVAGHPGITGRGLIDNLLRQAEPFRTAHLLGRTAVSLDPREAGAAHGSGGGQGPAAGPGWTLGTDDGSRVHAGAVVIAAGLGRFVPRTLPCSVPYEGRGVAYHVPRLDAHAGRDVVVVGGGDSAVDWALALAPLARSVTLVHRRGTFRAHEHSVRLVYASGVRVLTDAQVVACHGADRLERVEVRAAEDTLILPAQSLVAALGFSSGPGPVADWGLELEHRRIRVDRSMRTNLPRVYAVGDGCTYPGRVPLISVGFGEAGTAVNHAAVSLRPGERLAPEHSSDTSPGDTAPTAPAVRPAPAGAAAVPA, encoded by the coding sequence GTGAACGTGACGGTGACGGGGGCCGGCGGCATCGGCGGCGCCATCGAGACGACGGTGGACATCGCGATCGTCGGCGCCGGCCCCGCGGGGCTCTACGCCGCGTACTGCGCCGGGTTCCGCGGTCTGTCCGCGGCCGTCGTCGAGGGGCTCGACGAGCCGGGCGGCCAGGTGTCGGCGATGTACCCGGAGAAGCTGCTGTACGACGTCGCCGGGCACCCCGGCATCACGGGCCGCGGGCTGATCGACAACCTGCTGCGCCAGGCGGAGCCGTTTCGCACCGCGCATCTGCTGGGCCGAACGGCCGTCAGCCTGGACCCCCGGGAGGCCGGCGCGGCGCACGGGAGCGGAGGCGGGCAGGGGCCCGCGGCCGGGCCCGGCTGGACGCTCGGCACCGACGACGGCAGCCGGGTGCACGCGGGCGCGGTCGTGATAGCGGCCGGGCTCGGCAGGTTCGTACCGCGCACACTGCCCTGCTCCGTTCCGTACGAGGGCCGGGGCGTGGCCTACCACGTACCTCGGCTCGACGCACATGCCGGGCGGGACGTGGTGGTCGTCGGCGGCGGGGACAGTGCCGTGGACTGGGCGCTGGCCCTGGCTCCGCTCGCGCGGAGCGTGACCCTGGTCCACCGCCGGGGCACGTTCCGGGCCCACGAGCACAGCGTCCGCCTGGTGTACGCCTCCGGTGTCCGCGTCCTCACCGACGCCCAGGTGGTCGCCTGCCACGGAGCGGACCGGCTCGAACGGGTCGAGGTCCGGGCCGCCGAGGACACCCTGATCCTGCCGGCGCAGTCGCTCGTGGCGGCGCTGGGCTTCTCCTCCGGCCCGGGGCCCGTCGCGGACTGGGGGTTGGAGCTCGAACACCGCAGGATCCGCGTCGACCGGTCCATGCGGACCAACCTGCCCCGGGTGTACGCCGTCGGCGACGGCTGCACCTACCCCGGCCGGGTGCCGCTGATATCGGTCGGCTTCGGGGAGGCGGGCACCGCGGTCAACCACGCCGCCGTGTCGCTGCGGCCCGGGGAGCGACTGGCCCCCGAGCACTCCTCCGACACCTCCCCGGGGGACACGGCGCCCACCGCGCCCGCCGTCCGCCCCGCACCGGCCGGTGCGGCGGCGGTACCCGCGTAG